In Amyelois transitella isolate CPQ chromosome 5, ilAmyTran1.1, whole genome shotgun sequence, one DNA window encodes the following:
- the LOC106138206 gene encoding small ribosomal subunit protein mS22, producing MSLLIRKAGQQHFGRVLNRQNDAQIFVLSNRKLNIVPSLYDGEQDPAPKFFSHNIQEILRRLTRPNFDKVFRKRSTREFPVLRDPKYKFLTDEELKTQIENTNKKARKLLQMPPVVKVLQPINDVLSHDPALIGYDTSKYLFTDISFGVANEKRIIVERDPDGTLRSCDHDTRKKLNQVYFPLNGRKLKEPLMFTDEEKLNSLLEKEQYEFVLDRACVQYEPNEHSYQRITSITYQHVDMRTNYDLLRSTRHFGPLTFYLTWHQSMDNLMLELLQSGVVREAVLLTALRQEIHGDVAHGDIARTLTQQILPTPVQLGKQERLTEEDITLDTKCVECIDKYIVSNSSMKSQQELALQGFREYYQQLVDLNRGVKKAHGNL from the exons atgtCATTGTTAATAAGAAAAGCAGGACAACAACATTTTGGGCGTGTACTTAATAGACAAAATGATGcccaaatatttgttttatcaaaCAGGAAACTTAATATTGTTCCATCGTTATATG ATGGAGAACAAGACCCAGCACCAAAATTCTTCTCCCATAATATTCAAGAAATACTCAGGAGGTTGACTCGTCCTAATTTTGATAAAGTGTTCCGGAAGAGAAGTACCCGTGAGTTTCCAGTACTTCGAGATCCTAAATACAAATTCTTGACTGATGAAGAGCTTAAAACTCAAATTGAGAATACAAATAAGAAAGCAAGAAAGCTGTTGCAAATGCCTCCTGTAGTTAAG GTTCTACAACCAATCAATGATGTGCTATCCCATGACCCAGCATTGATCGGTTATGAcacttcaaaatatttgttcacTGATATTTCTTTCGGTGTGGCCAATGAAAAACGTATAATCGTAGAACG AGATCCTGATGGTACACTTCGCAGCTGCGACCACGATACAAGAAAGAAGTTGAATCAAGTATATTTCCCTTTGAACGGACGCAAATTGAAGGAACCGTTGATGTTCACTGATGAGGAGAAACTAAACAGTCTACTGGAGAAAGAACAATATGAATTTGTCCTGGACAGAGCTTGTGTGCAATATGAACCCAATGAACATTCATACCAAAGAATAACCAGTATAACGTACCAGCATGTTGACATGAGAACCAATTATGACTTGCTAAG ATCCACAAGACACTTCGGGCCTCTAACATTCTACCTGACCTGGCACCAGAGCATGGACAATCTGATGCTGGAATTGCTTCAGTCGGGCGTCGTGCGCGAAGCCGTGTTGTTGACGGCGCTTCGTCAGGAAATACACGGGGACGTCGCCCACGGAGATATTGCGAGAACGCTGACCCAAcaa ATCCTCCCAACTCCAGTGCAACTTGGGAAGCAGGAGCGTCTCACCGAAGAAGATATAACCCTGGACACGAAATGTGTGGAGTGCATAGACAAGTACATCGTGAGCAATTCCTCCATGAAGAGTCAGCAAGAGCTGGCTTTACAAGGCTTTAGGGAATATTACCAGCAGCTGGTAGACTTGAACCGCGGCGTGAAGAAAGCCCATGGGAATCTTTGA